The following are encoded together in the Babylonia areolata isolate BAREFJ2019XMU chromosome 18, ASM4173473v1, whole genome shotgun sequence genome:
- the LOC143292723 gene encoding uncharacterized protein LOC143292723, which yields MSDRQLLSKLRCAINLGDLTTIRRLLKGGVDVNVKFWYGSTLLHDAVSMLNVDLVEVLLRAGADVNSPNKGGRIPLHLACRAGALKIVQMLIAAGSNVNRRTVDGRTCLHVTIWRDYEKVVEELLKAGADPNIPDSEGCTPLQFATQYKCFSTMQVLVEAGARVNYTVKGRSPLLQALEQGNIKIVRFLLLHGAETNIMGMGKNKSAVSLLMEGPIVIQELRERTLDMLVQAGYKLHKDPWVPSDSSPSSSTSRAPPCRRDEKQATESPAQLMEKFLKTKRGVIPKLACLCRTRIRKRLSYCNRGRSIVDKVSRLPLPSIIVDFITFKGDPLFTDDGG from the exons ATGTCAGACAGGCAGTTACTTTCTAAATTAAGATGCGCCATCAATCTGGGTGATCTAACAACTATTCGGAGACTGCTGAAAGGTGGAGTCGATGTGAATGTCAAATTTTGG tATGGGAGCACCTTGCTTCACGATGCTGTATCCATGCTTAATGTGGATTTGGTGGAGGTGCTACTACGTGCAGGAGCTGATGTCAACAGCCCCAATAAG GGTGGCCGTATACCCCTGCATTTGGCATGTCGTGCGGGGGCATTAAAGATTGTGCAAATGCTGATAGCTGCAGGATCGAATGTTAACAGACGCACTGTG gatGGAAGAACTTGTCTGCATGTGACAATATGGAGAGACTACGAGAAAGTAGTGGAGGAGCTGTTGAAGGCAGGTGCCGATCCCAACATACCAGACTCG GAAGGATGCACACCATTACAGTTTGCAACGCAGTACAAATGCTTCTCCACGATGCAAGTGCTGGTAGAAGCAGGAGCCAGGGTCAACTACACAGTGAAG GGCAGAAGTCCTCTTCTTCAAGCATTGGAGCAGGGTAACATCAAAATTGTGCGTTTCCTCCTTTTACATGGGGCGGAGACCAATATCATGGGAATGGGAAAG AACAAATCGGCAGTTTCCCTACTGATGGAGGGTCCAATCGTCATCCAGGAATTGCGAGAGCGGACTTTGGACATGCTGGTGCAAGCTGGCTACAAGCTTCACAAGGATCCCTGGGTTCCCTCCgactcctctccttcctcctcaacTTCCCGTGCACCACCCTGTAGAAGAGACGAAAAGCAAGCCACAGAGTCCCCTGCGCAGCTCATGGAGaagtttctgaaaacaaaaagaggagTGATACCAAAGCTGGCCTGTCTGTGCCGTACCCGGATACGAAAAAGGCTCAGCTACTGCAACAGAGGCCGAAGTATTGTGGACAAGGTGTCACGGCTGCCACTGCCGTCGATAATTGTGGACTTTATCACCTTCAAAGGCGATCCATTGTTCACAGACGATGGGGGATGA